The DNA segment CACGGAATTCCTGGTCGACGACGTGGACCGCGTCCACCGGGACCTGTCCGGCTTCGTCACCGAGTTCGTCACCGAGCCGACCACGATGCCCTGGGGCAACCGTTCACTGCTGCTGCGCGACCCCGACGGCAACCTCGTCAACTTCTTCACGCCCGTCACCCCGGCGGCCGTGAAGAAGTTCGCGGGCCGCGGGTCCGCGCGGCCGGTCACCCCCGCCCACGACCGCTCGCGATAGTCCCCGGGGGCCGTTTCGGAGGGACGCGAGGGGCCTGCGGGACGGACGGGGGGACCGGTCGCGCGGCGGTTCCACCGATTCACCGTGCGCCGGAACGGCCGGTGAGCGGACGGGAGTTGTGCGGGGCGACCGATGCACGGCACGAGGAACGGATGCCGGCCCCGGAGCCCCGGTCTGGGGCGGGCGGGTGGCGGACCGAGGCTGGCGGCTGGCGGCAGTTCCCATGATGGTCTTCGAGAACATGTCCCGGGAGACCTTGCCCGTCCTCGACACCGGGCGTCGGCGCAGCGCGGCGGACACCCTGTCACTCAGCGGTGAGAAGGACGCGGCGCTGCTCGCCTCCACCGTGCGCCACGTCCACCTCTATCTGAACCTGCCGAACGCTCCGTGGACGGGCCCCAAGTCCCGGATGTCGAACGATCAGATGCTCGAGGCACTCGCGAAGGACCCGGACGGGTACCGGCGCGCAGCCGCCGTCGGGCGCCGGCTCGGAGCCGAAATTCATATCCTGCCCACCGCCGATGCCGTTGGGTACTGCGTCACCGTGGACGGGAGCACCTCGGCGACACAGGTCGAGGAGTCGTTGTCCGGGCTCGCCTCCGGAGCTGACCTCTCGCAGGGCGACGCGGGCGACGCTCGCCTCGCCCTGCGCAACGCGATGAGCGTTCCCGGTCGCTCCAGCCGTCGCCGAAGGACGACCCGCCCCCAGACCGGTCTCTATGTGAAGGCGTGGAATTACTGGGTCGAGGGCAGCGCCGTACACAAGCTGTCGATGCCGAAGAACGGCAAACTGCCAGGGCCCGTCCGCCTGCGCGACCTTGAGATCACTCCTGACTCCAGTCGATGGCGCTCGTAATCCCCGTGAGACCGGCCTCATGGGGCTGAGGCGGCACCGGTGTGTCCAGATACCTCAGGACGTCCGCGGTATCGATGCGAGACAGGTTCTCGGCCGCTGCCGCAGAAGTGACGATGTGCGCTTTGCGCAGGACATCACGCGGCTTGCGCGTGGAACGGTCGAAGAGGCAGGCGATGGCGTCGGGGGTGAACGGGAAAAGCTCGTCCCCCTCTTCCCTGACCGTTCCCTCCTTGGTGGCCGCTGTCAGATAGGGCCTGAGGAGCTGAGCGGCCTGGGCGGCGTTTCGCAGGGCGGGCAACCTGACGGTGCTTTGCCTGTTGGCCTCGGTCAGTTCGAAAGGGGGCAGATCGGCGAGGGCCCAGGCCGTGCCGATCGCCAGGGAGGCCCGGGGATGCATGGTCACTACCATGGTGACCATGTCGGCCATCGGCAGTGTCTCCACGAGTACGTCGCGGAACTTCTCGACCTCCAGAATGCGCTTCGCCCTGGCCGTCGTCGTGCTCGCCAGATCCTCCAGCTGATCGCAGAAGACCAGCACGTGTTTCATTCCGGCCGCCGCCGCGAAGAGGAGGAACGTGGCCATGCAGGAGGCGCCGTTGCGGCTGCGTGACACCGGTGTGACCAGCCGCAGGTGCTCGGCTGCGGCTTCCCCGCCGTCCTCGCACAGCGCGACAATGAGCTTGTCGTCGGGCGGCCCGAGCGTACGGCCCTTGATCGACCGGTGCTCGTCCGTGACCGCCTTCACCAGATCGCGTACGTCGTCGCTGCCCACCCGCTGGACCAGCTGCTCCCGCAGCCGTTCGGCCAACGGCCGTTCCTCCCCGCCTGCGGAATAGGTGACGGCGTACTCCACCGCGGCGAACAGCGCGGCCCCGAGGGACCGCACATTGGCCGTGTCGAAGCCGGTGACCAGACAGCAGACCGGTACCTCGGAGGCGTCCTCCTCATCCAGGCCGGCTTGAAGATAGGCCCATTCTCCGAAATCTTTGTTGACCTCCCTCGCCAGATGCTGCATGAGGACGGACTTTCCAAATCCGCGTGCGTCGGAGTCACCCGGTACGATGCCGACCGACCACAAGTAGCCGAATTTGAGACCGGAGTACGACATGCCGAGGATAAACTTCTCGACTGCCTCCTGCAGTTGCTCGGCATGCACTCCGGGTTCATAGAGAAGCCCGTTCTCACGATCGTCCTGACGGCCGAACCCGGCCATCCCCGTAGACGGAAACGGATTCTTCCGCATACGCCATTCGCGTTTGATCCACACGATCCCGGGAGCTGTGCGCGCTGTGGTCACGGGGCCGCGACCTCCCGCTGCTTCTCGAAGAGGCGCATGACGTGGAAGACCCGGCGAACCCCCGGATGGGTCTTCACCACGAGCGGCCGGGTGGACCCCGGGGTCCTGGTAGCGGACGCCTCGTCCAGATGCAGCCGGAAGGGAAGACCCTCGACATGACCGCGGTAGGCGTCACAGACCGCGGCGTCGAACTCGGCGTTGCTGATGCGCTGTTGCCAGCAGGCGGCTGCCCGGACGCGCCACACCGCGCAGTACCCGGTTGCTTCTGCGGAGCGTTCCGCCTCCTCCTGGCAGATGCGCGGCAGGGCCGTCAGCAGAGCGCTCCGCACAGGCTGCCCGACCGACCGCCGGAACTCGGCCTGTGGACCGCTGCCCGTGACGCTCCCGGTGGCCCAGAGCCGCAAGGCGGACGGGCCGGGCGCGTAGTAGCTGAAGTTGGCCAGGCCCATGAAACCACTCCAGCGACGCAGCAGTTCATGGCTGATGTAGTCCATCGGGCAGCCCGCCGCCGCGAAAGCGAACCGGACCGCCGCCTCCTCGCAGAACGAGGCGATCCGCTTGCGCGTCAGCGCCGGCGGCGCCTTGGCCGTCCTCCCCTGCTCCCGCTCTTCGAGCGCTCCGGCAGCTCGTTTCCTCTCCTCGGCGAGGCGCTGGGCCTCCCACCGCTTGATCCGCGTCTCGACCCGCCGCATGGCCGTCGTCGCATAGTCGAGTACGGCGGTCTCGACAGCTTCCGGCTCTGCGGTCCACCCCAGTCCGCCGCGCCGCAGGCAGTCGACCATGTGCGCCACGAAGGCCGGCAAGAACTCGTCGACGTTGCGATGGACTCCCTCCTCCCAGCGCAGGAGCGGAACCGTCAGCTGGTCCGACACACTGTCCGGCCGTGCCCCGACCACTCGCAGGAACCCCTCGAACTGTGGGTGCGCGGCGAGGAGTTCACCGACCAAGGTGTTGTAGCCAGCCCGCTTGTCCTGGGTGACGGCCGCAGTCCACTCCCAGCCCCGCTCGGTCAGCTCGAAGACCACATGGCCATGCGCGAAGGCGGACTGCGGCGTGGAGGGCAGCACATGATGCTTCACCCAGCCGAGGCGCATCAGCTCTTTCAGGACGTCGACCGTGTTGTGGACATGTGACCGGTGATCCGAGCGCATCGCATCCCATTTCGCGGTGACGAACGAACCGTCCAGATCCGCTTCCCGGGCGACGTTCTCGGCCTGGTTCACCATGGCCACCCGGATCTGCTCGAACGAGTCGCCTCGGGCCACCGCGAGCGCCGCCGTCTCGATGTAAGAGAGTTCCTGAAGTCGTGGAATTCCCATCCCACCGACGCTCATGACGGCGACACGTTCTGATTAGGCCATCCGAGTGGTCTGCGCACGATCCGTCCTCCCAGAATTGCCGTTCATGGGCCATGAGAGCCCGACGGGTAGGAACCCTACTGGTCCAGCTGCTGTCGAATGCGCGGTGAAACGCCGCGCATTTACTTAGAGTGACCAAGCGTTCGACCGGTCACCGAAACGGGAGCGAGCGGCGGGACTTCGCCGCGGCCCGGTCCCAGTGGCCGACGCGCGCACCGACGGAGCAGTTCGCCTGCCGTCAGCACACGCCCGGGCCCCGGACCGTACAACGAACCTCCCTGGAGCCGACCATGATCGACAGAGCTTCCCCGCGCCGCGTGCCCCTCCGCTGGGCCCGGCCGGTGGACCCGTTGCCCGCGCCACGACCGTCCGGCCGGCGGGTGTGTCCACCGGCGCACGTCGAAGAGAAACGTGTGGCCCTCCGCACCACGGGACCCGCGCTGATCGAGCAGGGTCACTGGCCGACCGTGCCGCGCTGCAAAAGGGTGCTGGTCGTGGTGCACACCCTGACGTTCGGCCAACGGCTGAAGGAGGTCTACTGCCTTCTGGAGCGCGACATCCGTGTCCAGATGGTCTTCACGATCGCGCCGCATGCGTTCAGCAGCGGGGTCTCCCGTCATCTGGAGCGCCAGGGCATCACCGCGCTGGACTGGGACGAGGCGCGGCGCGCCGAGTTCGATCTGGCACTGGCGGCGGGTTCCCGCGGGTTGCATGAACTCCAGGCACCGGTCGTCCGCATCTCGCACGGAGCAGGACACATCAAGCCGCTGACCGATACCTCCGTTCTCGAACCCGGCGAGCGACGGTGGCCCGGGATGCTGAATCCCCGGCATCTGGTGCACGAAGGCCGCGTGGTCCCCACCGCGATCGCCTACGCACACAGGCGCGATCTGAAGGAACTGGGGAGTTCCTGCCCCACGGCACTGCCCTTCGCGCATGTGGTCGGCGACCCCTGCGTGGACCGGATCACGGCCGCCCTGCCGCGTCGGGAGCACTACCGCCGTGCGCTTGGGCTCCAGCCCGGCCAGCGACTCGTGGCGGTCAATTCGACCTGGGGCACCACCTCCACGTTCGGTCGGCTCGGCTCGCTGCTGCCACAGCTGCTGGAGCAGTCTCAGGATGACCGCTACCGGATCGCTCTGCTGATCCATCCCAATGTGTTCGCCGGGCACGGCGACCGACAGGTACACGCCTGGCTGGCTTCGTGCAGCGAGCGGGGAATCGCGATCCTCCCCCGGAGGCGGACTGGCAACCCCTGCTGGTCGCGGCCGACTGGATCATCGGCGACCACGGCTCCCTGACCGCGTACGGCTCCCTCACCGAGGCGACCCTTCTGCTCACCCAGGACCCGGAGCGCGAGGTGGCACCGTCCTCACCGGTGGCGCTCCTGGCCGCCGTCGCGCCCGTGCTCTCCCCCATGGATCCGCTGGGCGTGCAGCTGGAGTACGCGGCCGGTCGGCGCCGTCCGGACCAGTACCGCGCAGTGGCCGCGTCGCTCTCCTCGGTACCCGGGGAGTTCCACCGGCGTATGCGCTCGCTCGTCTACCGTCTGTTGCACCTGGGTGAGCCCGCCTTGCCGCCTGCTGTCGGCCCGTTGGCCGCGCCTCCGCCGCTGGAGCGGTGGGTGGTCTCCCCGGACTCGGCGGAGTGGTTGTAGCCGGTCGGGACGTGGCGCCGGTCGCGCACGGATGGCGTCCGGCGCCGCTGTCGCGGTGTACCCCGCACGGCGTTCATCACAGGTGACGCAGCCTCTCGTCGAGACGCCCCGCGTCGGTGAGGTCCAGCCTCCGGAAGAGCCTTCGGGCGGCCTTGTAGAGCAGGGCCGCTTCCGCGCGGTCGCCCTGCGACTCGGCCGCCGCACCGAGCCATTCCAGGCAGCGCCCCTCCCAGTGTTCCGAGTGGGTCGCTCCGTCGGCGTGAAATCCCGACTGAGCCTGCCGCAGCAGTCGTACGCCCCCCTTGTGGTCCTCGGCGAGGCAGCGCGCGTGGCCGAGAAGGGCGAGGGCCCGGGTCATTTCGTAGTCCTCGCCGAGCGACCGCAGCTCTTCCAGTGCGTGGCGGAGGCAGCGGGCAGCGCCCGGCAGGTCCCCGCCGGCCAAAAGCGCTTCCCCGAGGCGACGCCGGGAGAGCGCGGCCCCACGCCGGTAGCCGATCGCTTCTCGCAGGCTCAGTGCCGTCTCGAAGTACGCGCGGGCCTCGTCCAGCCGGTGGGTGAGAAGGCAGAGGTGCCCGAGCCCGTTGACCGCCTGTGCCTGTAGCCGCGCATCGCCGTCGGCGGTTGCCATGTCCAGCGCCTGCTGATACCACTGGGCGGCCTCCGCGTACTGACCGGCCGCCCGCAGGCCGATGGCGCCCGAGGTGAGCATGCGGCCCTCGCCCGCTCGTGCGCCGCACCGCCGGGCCGCGTCGAGGCCAAGGCGATGGGCCTCGATCCACAACCCCGAAGGGCGGAAGCGGAGGAACAGGGGCCACATGACGTCCGTCAGACGCCAGCAGTGTGCGTGCCGCCCCTCCCGGGCACAGTGCCGCACAGCCTCCATCAAGGCGCTTCGCCGGGTGTCCAGCCATCTCAGCGCCCCCTGCGGGCCGTTGAGCACGGTAGGGGCAACGGCCAGCAGAAGGTCGTCGTACCCCGGCAGCCGGTGGCCAGGGACGAGGATGTCCTCCGCCACGGCGGCAGTGGCCAGGCACCAGTCCGCGAGCCGGTTCAGAACATCGCGTCGTTCGGCGTCCGCACTCGTCTCGCCGAGCCGACGCGCGTGTGATCGTACGAGGGTAGGGAACTCGTACACGTCCGGGCCGGTCTCCTCAAGGAGGTTCGCCTCCACCAGTGTGTGCACAGCGGCATCGGCCACCCGGACCGCGGACTCGTGCCGGTGCCCGGGGACAGCCGACAGCACATCCTCGGGAAGGAGCGCGGCCAGCAGGACGAAGTCGTAGCGATCCGTCGGCAGCAGGCCCATCCTGCGGTAGAGCCTTGCCGGGTCCGGTGGCAGCAGGCGGTACGACATGTCCAGCGCGGTTCGGATCACGGACTCACCGTTCACTCGGAGGGTGTCGACGGCGCCAGGCTCCTGGGACAGATACCGGGCGAGCGTGGACACGGACCGGTGAGGTCTCAGCGCGAGATGGGCGGAGGCGAGGCCGACTGCGAGCGGAAGTCGACCACACAGCCGGACGACTTCGCGTGCGGCTCGGCGTTCCCGACGCACGCGCGCGCCGCCACCCTGGGCCAGCAGTTCGAGGGCCGGACCCATCGAGAGACCCTCCAGCCGGTACCCCCGGGCGCCTTCGGCACACAGTGCGGTGAGGCTGGTCCTACTGGTCACCACGGTGAGTACGGAAGGACCAGCCGACAGAAGAGGACGTACCTGGGCCGCCGAAGCGGCGTCTTCCAGCAGCACCGCCAGCTCCAGCTTCTCGGTCAGCGAACGCCACAGGGCGGACCGCTGTGCCGTGCCGGACGGTATCGAGGGCACCCCGAGCGCGACGAGGAAGGCTTCCAGGACCGCGTCGGCGGACACGGGACCACATCCGTCGCCCACGGAGTGTCCACCCAGGTCGGCATGGAGATGGCCGTCGGGGAAGGAGTCGATCTGCCGACGCAGCCAACGTACGGCGAGAGCCGTCTTCCCCACGCCGGCGAGTCCGCTGACCACCAGTACTTGAGGAACGCGGGCAGGGTAGCGGGCGCGCAGTGCGTCGAGCCGCCGCAGGTCGGCATCCCGCCCCAGGAAACTCGCGGTCATCGGCGGGAGTTGACGCGGCCGGGGACGCCGCCAGTCGGTCGGCCTGGGCTCCGGATGGATGTGGACCCCGCCGGAGATGTCACGTGCCTGCACACTGGACCCGTGCAGTACGGCGTCGCCGCCGATGGTGTTCACCATGGGCGGCGAGCCGATCCTGGGGACCGTATGCTCCGCGTGCCGCGTCAACCAGTCCCTCACCGCCCCGTCGGTCTCGGCATCACAGCGAGCGAGCCTGTCCAGTTCGCGGGCAAGACGGTGGCATGCGGCGCGCAGGGAGGCGTGTCCGGAATCCTGTGGCGGCCAGAACGACTCCAGGCCCTCGTCGAAACGATCGGCGATCCGAACGACTTGAGCCAACTCCCGCCAAGCGAGGGAGCCCTGACTTCCCGCGCACGCGGCCAACGCCGACCGCAGTACCTCGTCCCTGCTCCACCCGGGATTTCGCATGCCGACCGCCTCCCCTAGAAGCATCTGTTCCCGGGCGCCGGGCCGGGGAAAAAATCTTGTTTATCGGTCAAATTCGGGATCGCGCGGCGTACGCATAGCCAGCGTTATCAGGGTCATGACACCCTCGTAGGCCCGGCCCGTACAGGTCCTACCGGCGGGAGGACTCTGGTGGAGTTCGAGATACGGCTTTCGGGCACCGTGGAGGTCCTCGTCGACGGGCGGCGCGGGCCGCTGGGCCCCACGAAGACGCGCCTGCTCCTCGCCTCCCTCGCCTGGGACGCGGGGCGGTCCGTGAGCGTGGACAGCCTGGTCCACCGCATCTGGGACGACCATCCGCCGGCCACCGCCCGCGAGACCCTGCACACCCATATCTCCCGGGTGCGCCGCGCCCTGCGGACCGCCGCCCCCGACGCGCCGACCATCACCAGCGGGACCAACTCGTACGTCCTGCACGTCGACCCCGACCGGGTGGACCTGCGCGCCTACACCAGCTGTGTCGAACAGGCCCGCGCGCTCAAGGGCAGCGACGACGACGCGGCCCTCAGGCTGCTGGAGCGGGCGGAGGCCCACCGGTACGGCGAGCCGCTCGCCGGGATGACCGGCTCCTGGCCGGAGCATCTGCGCGGCGCGGTGGGCGAGACGACGCTCGTCGCCGCCATGACGCGCGCCGAACTCCTCATGAACGCGCAGCAGTTCACCGAGGCGGTGCCGGTCCTCGCGCCCCTGGTCGCCGACCACCCCGTGGACGAGGCCCTGGTGGGGCTGCTGGCCGTCGCGCTGCACGGCGGCGGCCGTACGGCGGAGGCGACCAGGCTGCTGCAACGCACCCGGCAGCGCGTCATCCGGGACATCGGCCTGGACGGGGGCCGGCGCCTGCGCCGCATCCAGGAGGGAATCCTGGCCGGCACCCCGGCCGGCGCCCTCCACGGCCAGGACCCCCGCCGCCCCGCCACCCGGCCGAGCCGTCCCGCGCCGGACAACCTCCCCCGGGACGTCCCCTGGATCGGCCGCCGCGAGGAGTTGCGGCGGCTCACCTCGGCACTGTGCGAGGGCGGGGGCGAGCCGGGGGCGGTGGTGACGGTCGAGGGGATGGGGGGCGTCGGCAAGACCGCCCTGGCCGTGCACCTCGGATACGAGGTGGCGGACCGCTATCCCGACGGCCGCTGCTTCGTACGGCTCGGCGGCCATGACGCGGACGGGGCGGCCGGCGCCCCGGTGCGCGCGCTCACCACGCTGCTGCGGGTGCTCGGCCCCGAGGGCAGGGAGCTGCCGCAGGACATCGAGGAACTCACCGCGCTGTGGCGGTCGTCGGCGCGGGACCGGCGGATGCTGGTGATCCTGGACGACGCCGTCTGCTCGGAGCAGGTACGGCAGCTGCTCCCCGGGGCCTCGCCGACGGCGGTCGTGGTGACCAGCCGCCGCCGGCTCACGGGTCTGCCGGGCGCGCGGCAGGTCTCGCTCGACGTCCTGCCCCACGCCGACGCGATCGCCCTCTTCGAGCGGCGCCTCGGCACGGGCGGGCGGTCCCGGGCGGCGGAGATCGCGGACATCGTACGGATCTGCGGGCATCTGCCGCTGGCGGTGGAGATCGCGGCGAGCCGGCTGCTGACCAGGTCGTCGTGGACCGCGGCGGACCTGCTGCACCAGCTGACCGCGGGGGCGGGCGGTCTGGACGAACTCCGTGACGGGGAACGGACTTTGGAGCATGTGTTCGCTCTGTCCTATCGGGCGCTGAATGCCGAGGAACAACTCGTGTTCCGGCGGATCAGCCTCCACACCGGAATGGAGTTCGGAGCGCACGCGGTCGCGGCACTGACAGGTCTCTCCCTCGGCGCGACGGAACGGGCACTGGAGCAGCTGCTCACCCAGCATCTGGTTTCCGAACCGGCCCCGCACCGCTTCACCCTGCACGATCTTCTGCGCAAGTACGCCCGCTCGCTGACCGAC comes from the Streptomyces sp. SUK 48 genome and includes:
- a CDS encoding tetratricopeptide repeat protein, producing the protein MEFEIRLSGTVEVLVDGRRGPLGPTKTRLLLASLAWDAGRSVSVDSLVHRIWDDHPPATARETLHTHISRVRRALRTAAPDAPTITSGTNSYVLHVDPDRVDLRAYTSCVEQARALKGSDDDAALRLLERAEAHRYGEPLAGMTGSWPEHLRGAVGETTLVAAMTRAELLMNAQQFTEAVPVLAPLVADHPVDEALVGLLAVALHGGGRTAEATRLLQRTRQRVIRDIGLDGGRRLRRIQEGILAGTPAGALHGQDPRRPATRPSRPAPDNLPRDVPWIGRREELRRLTSALCEGGGEPGAVVTVEGMGGVGKTALAVHLGYEVADRYPDGRCFVRLGGHDADGAAGAPVRALTTLLRVLGPEGRELPQDIEELTALWRSSARDRRMLVILDDAVCSEQVRQLLPGASPTAVVVTSRRRLTGLPGARQVSLDVLPHADAIALFERRLGTGGRSRAAEIADIVRICGHLPLAVEIAASRLLTRSSWTAADLLHQLTAGAGGLDELRDGERTLEHVFALSYRALNAEEQLVFRRISLHTGMEFGAHAVAALTGLSLGATERALEQLLTQHLVSEPAPHRFTLHDLLRKYARSLTDAEGTRSRAATQRLAAFYMRAADRADRLVHPYRSRTSLDADDFITLPAIDDVPAAEQWLITESGNLADTLGWISTQGTERQLALSVHVLMGLLYMRGHLATSESLLRRAVDHWSTSGDSGAQARALLDLSVAHSHHSRYEEAISVAGEARELARALGDAELEIECVDQMCISLWQLGRYGVIKSLQEGVSDSLMQTGNVLQIARSHNILGVTHLHLSEIDSARDYFDSALRQFTAINHERGIFSTLNNMAELATRTGDPQGAEHAYRKAIRLALRRSDRRELATLRMNLANALIDLGKADEALTLSHHSLDFFRSVGDRRREAIALNRIGRAHRTAGRSEQAIPLHVAALALARRIDAAGEVVDAAHDAALAHMDTGRAAQALAYAKESFQLSMRIGAHAEADRASRTLAVLRANGRTAAN
- a CDS encoding tetratricopeptide repeat protein; its protein translation is MTASFLGRDADLRRLDALRARYPARVPQVLVVSGLAGVGKTALAVRWLRRQIDSFPDGHLHADLGGHSVGDGCGPVSADAVLEAFLVALGVPSIPSGTAQRSALWRSLTEKLELAVLLEDAASAAQVRPLLSAGPSVLTVVTSRTSLTALCAEGARGYRLEGLSMGPALELLAQGGGARVRRERRAAREVVRLCGRLPLAVGLASAHLALRPHRSVSTLARYLSQEPGAVDTLRVNGESVIRTALDMSYRLLPPDPARLYRRMGLLPTDRYDFVLLAALLPEDVLSAVPGHRHESAVRVADAAVHTLVEANLLEETGPDVYEFPTLVRSHARRLGETSADAERRDVLNRLADWCLATAAVAEDILVPGHRLPGYDDLLLAVAPTVLNGPQGALRWLDTRRSALMEAVRHCAREGRHAHCWRLTDVMWPLFLRFRPSGLWIEAHRLGLDAARRCGARAGEGRMLTSGAIGLRAAGQYAEAAQWYQQALDMATADGDARLQAQAVNGLGHLCLLTHRLDEARAYFETALSLREAIGYRRGAALSRRRLGEALLAGGDLPGAARCLRHALEELRSLGEDYEMTRALALLGHARCLAEDHKGGVRLLRQAQSGFHADGATHSEHWEGRCLEWLGAAAESQGDRAEAALLYKAARRLFRRLDLTDAGRLDERLRHL
- a CDS encoding VOC family protein — encoded protein: MDFVSIRIITGDVARLVAFYERALGVRADWATEDFAELRPAGATLAIAGTRTVPLFAPGSARPADNHSVITEFLVDDVDRVHRDLSGFVTEFVTEPTTMPWGNRSLLLRDPDGNLVNFFTPVTPAAVKKFAGRGSARPVTPAHDRSR